One part of the Mycobacterium marinum genome encodes these proteins:
- the lmeA gene encoding mannan chain length control protein LmeA, translated as MRMRKVLVGLTATAIVLGIVILGAVGVDFGASIYAEYRLSTSVRKAAHLGSDPFVAILGFPFIPQAMRHRYFELEIKAIAVEHAVVGVATLEATMHSIDLSQASWLIEPNSRMTVHKLESRIIIDSMHLGRHLGISDLMVQAPPQESNDATGGTTESGISDGHGLVLSGTPTSADFDHRVSVSVDVSIAPEDQSTLVITPTRVVTGPDTADQTVPDDKLGAVLRAFSSRLPNQKLPFAVAPNTVGARGSDIIIEGITNDVTISLEGFKQS; from the coding sequence ATGCGGATGCGCAAGGTGCTGGTCGGACTCACTGCAACCGCGATCGTCCTGGGCATCGTCATCCTCGGTGCCGTCGGCGTCGACTTCGGGGCCAGCATCTACGCCGAATACCGGCTGTCGACCAGCGTACGCAAGGCGGCGCACCTGGGGTCGGACCCGTTTGTCGCCATCCTCGGCTTCCCGTTCATTCCGCAAGCGATGAGGCATCGGTACTTCGAGCTGGAGATCAAGGCCATTGCCGTCGAGCACGCCGTGGTCGGCGTGGCCACGCTCGAAGCCACCATGCATTCGATCGACCTCTCCCAGGCTTCCTGGCTGATCGAGCCGAATTCGCGGATGACGGTGCACAAGCTGGAAAGCCGCATCATCATCGACTCGATGCACCTGGGCCGCCACCTCGGCATCAGCGATCTGATGGTGCAGGCGCCCCCGCAGGAGAGCAACGACGCCACCGGAGGCACGACCGAGTCAGGGATATCGGACGGTCACGGGTTGGTGCTCAGCGGAACGCCGACATCGGCCGACTTTGATCATCGGGTCAGCGTCTCGGTGGACGTGTCCATCGCCCCCGAGGACCAATCGACCCTGGTGATCACCCCAACCCGCGTCGTCACCGGCCCCGATACCGCCGACCAAACCGTTCCGGACGACAAACTCGGTGCGGTGCTGCGCGCCTTCAGCAGCCGGCTGCCGAACCAGAAGCTGCCGTTCGCCGTGGCCCCCAACACGGTCGGGGCCCGGGGTTCGGACATCATCATCGAAGGCATCACCAACGACGTGACGATTTCCCTCGAGGGGTTCAAGCAGTCGTGA
- a CDS encoding Ms5788A family Cys-rich leader peptide, with amino-acid sequence MSARLEPLLTKRRAVDLCRIAGCCCCCSC; translated from the coding sequence GTGTCAGCCCGCCTTGAGCCTCTGCTCACCAAGCGTCGCGCAGTAGATCTGTGCCGCATCGCGGGTTGTTGCTGTTGCTGTAGCTGCTGA
- a CDS encoding DUF4395 domain-containing protein, protein MSSTNTRTAVELVDVRGPRFAAWVTTAVLLVVLIISALNPAAAAVVLGLQATAFAVGAFAGPRRHPYGVLFSAFVAPRIAAVREREPVPPLKFAQLVGLVFAVCGVAGFALGPFLVGAVATALALVAAFLNAAFGICLGCELYPLAARLRRDPHPA, encoded by the coding sequence GTGTCCAGCACCAACACCCGCACCGCAGTCGAGCTGGTAGACGTTCGAGGACCCCGGTTCGCCGCATGGGTCACCACCGCGGTTCTGCTGGTGGTCCTGATCATCTCGGCACTCAACCCCGCCGCCGCCGCGGTTGTGTTGGGCCTGCAGGCCACCGCGTTCGCCGTCGGTGCCTTCGCCGGACCGCGCCGGCACCCATATGGAGTGCTGTTTTCGGCGTTCGTCGCACCTCGCATCGCGGCGGTTCGGGAGCGTGAGCCGGTCCCCCCGCTGAAGTTCGCCCAGCTCGTCGGGCTGGTGTTCGCGGTCTGCGGCGTCGCCGGCTTTGCCCTCGGCCCGTTCCTGGTCGGCGCGGTCGCGACCGCACTGGCACTGGTGGCCGCCTTCCTGAATGCGGCCTTCGGCATCTGTCTGGGCTGTGAGCTCTACCCGCTGGCCGCACGCCTGCGACGCGATCCCCACCCCGCCTAA
- a CDS encoding sulfurtransferase, translated as MARTDVLVSADWAESNLGNSGAANVVFVEVDEDASAYDDGHIAGAIKLDWRTDLQDPIKRDFVDAQQFSKLLSDRGISNDDTVVLYGGNNNWFAAYAYWYFKLYGHQNVKLLDGGRKKWELDGRPLSTDAVSRPATSYTAVAPDNSIRAFRDEVIAAIHVKNLVDVRSPDEFSGKILAPAHLPQEQSQRPGHVPGAINVPWSRTANEDGTFKTDEQLAKLYADAGLDGAKETIAYCRIGERSSHTWFVLHELLGHKNVKNYDGSWTEYGSLVGAPIELGN; from the coding sequence ATGGCACGCACCGACGTCCTGGTCTCCGCCGACTGGGCTGAAAGCAATCTCGGAAACTCCGGGGCCGCCAACGTCGTCTTCGTCGAAGTCGACGAGGACGCCAGCGCATACGATGACGGCCACATCGCCGGTGCCATCAAGCTGGACTGGCGCACCGACCTGCAGGATCCGATCAAGCGCGACTTCGTCGACGCCCAGCAGTTCTCCAAACTGCTCTCCGACCGCGGCATCTCCAACGACGACACCGTGGTCCTCTACGGCGGCAACAACAACTGGTTCGCCGCGTACGCCTACTGGTACTTCAAGCTGTACGGACACCAGAACGTCAAGCTTCTCGACGGCGGCCGCAAGAAGTGGGAGCTCGACGGGCGCCCCTTGTCCACCGACGCCGTGAGCCGGCCGGCAACCTCCTACACCGCGGTGGCACCGGACAATTCGATCCGGGCATTCCGCGACGAGGTGATCGCGGCCATCCACGTCAAGAACCTGGTGGACGTGCGATCCCCCGACGAATTCTCCGGCAAGATTCTCGCGCCCGCGCACCTGCCCCAGGAGCAGAGTCAGCGGCCCGGCCACGTTCCCGGCGCCATCAACGTGCCCTGGAGCAGGACCGCCAACGAGGACGGCACCTTCAAAACCGATGAGCAGCTGGCCAAGCTCTACGCCGATGCCGGTCTCGACGGTGCCAAGGAAACCATTGCGTACTGCCGCATCGGGGAACGGTCCTCACACACCTGGTTCGTCTTACACGAACTGCTCGGGCACAAGAACGTGAAGAACTACGACGGCAGTTGGACGGAATACGGCTCCCTGGTGGGCGCCCCGATCGAGTTGGGAAATTGA
- a CDS encoding DUF1416 domain-containing protein, which produces MCTAPKQGLTLPASVDLEKETVITGRVVDRDGQTIGGAFVRLLDSSDEFTAEVVASATGDFRFFAAPGSWTVRALSKAGNGDAVVRPSGAGIHEVDVKIA; this is translated from the coding sequence ATGTGCACTGCGCCCAAGCAAGGACTGACGTTGCCCGCCAGCGTCGACCTGGAAAAGGAAACGGTGATCACCGGTCGCGTCGTGGACCGAGACGGGCAGACCATCGGCGGCGCGTTCGTGCGGCTGCTGGACTCCTCCGACGAGTTCACCGCCGAGGTCGTGGCATCGGCGACCGGCGACTTCCGGTTTTTCGCCGCGCCGGGATCGTGGACCGTGCGCGCCCTGTCCAAGGCCGGAAACGGTGACGCCGTGGTCAGACCGTCGGGGGCGGGCATCCACGAGGTAGATGTCAAGATCGCCTGA
- a CDS encoding FABP family protein: MTSDASQDGPDAVAGSGDRAVAAAAERAKLTAARNIPTFDDLPLPADTANLRHGANLHDALLALLPLVGVWRGEGEGRGPHGDYRFGQQIVVSHDGGDYLNWEARSWRLDEDGQYEEPGLRETGFWRFVSDPEDDPSESQAIELLLAHSAGYVELFYGRPLTQSSWELVTDALARSRSGVLVGGAKRLYGIIEGGDLAYVEERVDADGGLVPHLSARLSRYAG; the protein is encoded by the coding sequence GTGACGTCTGACGCGAGCCAGGACGGACCGGATGCAGTAGCGGGCTCGGGTGATCGCGCCGTCGCCGCTGCGGCCGAACGCGCCAAGTTGACCGCCGCCCGCAATATCCCTACGTTCGACGACCTACCGCTACCCGCCGACACCGCAAACCTGCGGCACGGCGCCAACCTGCACGACGCGCTGCTGGCGCTGCTGCCGCTGGTCGGAGTGTGGCGTGGTGAGGGCGAGGGCCGCGGACCCCACGGCGACTACCGGTTCGGCCAGCAGATCGTGGTTTCCCACGATGGTGGCGACTATCTGAATTGGGAAGCCCGGTCATGGCGCCTCGACGAGGACGGGCAGTACGAGGAGCCGGGCCTGCGTGAGACCGGCTTCTGGCGCTTCGTCAGCGACCCCGAGGACGATCCGAGCGAATCGCAGGCCATCGAGCTGCTGTTGGCGCATTCGGCCGGTTACGTGGAACTGTTCTACGGCCGCCCGCTCACCCAGTCATCTTGGGAGCTGGTCACCGACGCGCTCGCCCGAAGCCGGTCCGGCGTGCTGGTCGGCGGCGCCAAGCGGCTCTACGGCATCATCGAAGGCGGCGACCTCGCCTATGTCGAGGAACGAGTGGACGCCGACGGCGGCTTGGTGCCGCACCTTTCGGCCCGCCTGTCGCGCTACGCCGGCTAG
- a CDS encoding RyR domain-containing protein, with amino-acid sequence MLRSRQAAPLARWVLSLVGLLLIGYLAAVALQPAILDQVPSPVSWFGRPGSMATIAIVVGVLGAVSVLSFRSSASHRLVGVSFTVIALLVSASAVLGLSAYWSCHDDNHPAVFTPLMWTAQLVKGGVGDTSLSGRTCPNPTPVALELARFAALSAIFTGLGGVVVGIFRSQVDRLRANLADSVTVIVGGDDDTQPMLSGVARALDRHGTLVLITDADNEHVQRARRQGARVVLVDFNAPSSLASLRLWRHLGRLCLMSPDPSTNLLWLDVIGRRVAQLGNKQRLPLIVRIDDPWLAESWRAKQFGGSDTRWAADVVGKYEVTASRLLDGVMATGRITRVFVCGSSQLTLALCAELTRRALERDFYTAPDAPPLPALTLVETDAEDYVRDHEFYRQQAGFASSTGPAVTAVSAAPTVPTMWRLISDADPTNCGVILAGPDAATRGTRLAARFPEMPVYASDLGTNITDDSIQVVGLLQSYSLVLDTREGRIQDVWDRAARLIHEHKVAGIGPTKSRSPATVPWAELNEFYRESTRRRVRNALWMVKQIAGHTWNTWGNPAKPLSSQEMAESPLLEQLSLMGFDRHAALSMARAEHEDWCRYYRRNGWSYGAARDDARKLHDRLVDWAVVESDPDLLNAALASLADTLWSLRRLGYRSRPLWRPFTRVGTVSAQQRNAPWAWTSDSGRTRHADAGDWAVAADGKTWSVRDDVFRASYEQNGDGQWRRKGPVQARPAHAGEAISTPEGPATAADGDWVVRDGDGAQWPVPRDEFARRYREFDPAARTSERG; translated from the coding sequence ATGTTGCGCAGCAGGCAGGCCGCGCCGCTGGCACGTTGGGTCCTCTCGCTGGTCGGTCTGCTCCTGATCGGCTATCTGGCCGCCGTCGCGTTACAGCCCGCCATCCTGGACCAGGTGCCGAGTCCGGTGAGCTGGTTCGGCCGGCCGGGATCGATGGCGACCATCGCAATCGTGGTGGGTGTGCTGGGAGCGGTCAGCGTGCTGAGCTTCCGGTCCAGTGCCAGCCACCGGCTGGTGGGGGTGTCGTTCACCGTCATCGCGCTGCTCGTTTCGGCAAGCGCCGTGCTGGGACTCAGCGCGTATTGGAGCTGCCACGACGACAACCATCCGGCCGTCTTCACCCCGCTGATGTGGACCGCCCAATTGGTCAAAGGCGGTGTCGGTGATACCTCGCTGAGCGGACGCACCTGCCCCAATCCCACCCCGGTCGCACTCGAATTGGCCCGGTTCGCCGCACTCTCGGCGATCTTTACCGGCCTGGGCGGTGTGGTGGTCGGCATCTTCCGTTCCCAGGTGGACCGGTTGCGGGCCAACCTCGCCGATTCGGTCACCGTGATCGTGGGGGGCGACGACGACACCCAACCCATGCTCAGCGGTGTGGCGCGGGCGCTGGACCGTCACGGCACCCTGGTGCTGATCACCGACGCCGACAACGAACACGTGCAACGGGCTCGCCGGCAGGGCGCCCGCGTCGTGCTGGTGGACTTCAACGCGCCGTCCTCGCTGGCTTCGTTGCGCCTGTGGCGCCACCTGGGGCGGCTTTGTCTGATGTCGCCCGACCCGTCGACCAACCTGCTCTGGCTCGATGTGATCGGTCGCCGAGTCGCCCAGCTTGGCAACAAGCAACGGTTGCCGCTCATCGTGCGTATCGATGACCCATGGCTGGCCGAATCCTGGCGCGCCAAGCAATTCGGCGGATCCGATACCCGATGGGCGGCCGATGTGGTCGGCAAGTACGAGGTGACGGCCAGCCGGCTGCTCGACGGGGTCATGGCGACCGGCCGGATCACGCGCGTATTCGTCTGCGGCTCTTCACAGTTGACCCTGGCGCTGTGCGCCGAGCTGACCCGCCGCGCCCTGGAGCGTGACTTCTACACCGCACCCGACGCGCCCCCGCTGCCAGCTCTTACCCTGGTCGAGACGGACGCCGAGGATTACGTGCGCGATCACGAGTTTTACCGTCAGCAAGCCGGATTCGCATCATCGACCGGACCGGCAGTCACTGCGGTTTCGGCGGCGCCCACGGTGCCGACCATGTGGCGGTTGATCTCCGACGCCGACCCCACCAACTGCGGGGTGATTCTGGCCGGTCCCGACGCCGCGACCCGCGGGACCAGGCTGGCCGCCCGCTTTCCCGAGATGCCCGTGTACGCCTCGGACCTCGGCACCAACATCACCGACGACTCGATCCAGGTCGTCGGATTGCTACAGTCCTACTCCCTGGTGCTCGACACCCGGGAGGGAAGGATCCAAGACGTTTGGGACCGGGCGGCACGGCTGATCCATGAACACAAGGTCGCGGGGATCGGCCCGACGAAATCGCGCTCACCCGCCACGGTGCCGTGGGCCGAGCTCAACGAGTTCTATCGTGAGTCCACCCGGCGCCGGGTACGCAATGCGTTGTGGATGGTCAAACAGATCGCCGGACATACCTGGAACACCTGGGGCAACCCGGCCAAACCACTGTCCAGCCAAGAGATGGCCGAATCACCGCTACTGGAACAGCTTTCGCTGATGGGCTTTGACCGCCATGCGGCGCTGAGCATGGCGCGGGCAGAACACGAAGACTGGTGTCGTTACTACCGGCGCAACGGCTGGAGCTACGGCGCAGCCCGCGACGACGCCCGCAAGCTCCACGACAGGCTCGTCGACTGGGCGGTCGTCGAAAGCGATCCGGATCTGCTCAACGCCGCGTTGGCCAGCTTGGCGGACACCCTGTGGAGCCTGCGCCGGCTCGGCTACCGGTCACGTCCGTTGTGGCGACCGTTCACCCGGGTCGGAACCGTCAGCGCGCAACAACGAAACGCGCCCTGGGCATGGACGTCGGATTCGGGGCGCACCAGGCACGCCGACGCCGGCGACTGGGCCGTTGCGGCGGATGGGAAGACGTGGTCGGTGCGCGACGATGTTTTCCGGGCCAGCTACGAACAAAATGGCGACGGACAGTGGCGTCGCAAGGGGCCGGTGCAAGCCCGCCCGGCGCACGCCGGGGAGGCGATCAGCACCCCGGAAGGTCCGGCTACCGCGGCCGACGGCGACTGGGTGGTGCGCGACGGCGACGGCGCACAGTGGCCGGTTCCCCGCGACGAGTTCGCACGTCGGTACCGCGAGTTCGATCCGGCGGCGCGGACCAGCGAGCGCGGATAG
- a CDS encoding aminodeoxychorismate lyase: MTGQTGVVVTLDGEIPEPGTPLLHADDLAAVRGDGVFETLLVRDGAPCLVEPHLQRLTTSARLMDLPAPDLARWRHAIEVAARRWVASTGAEGSLRLIYSRGRESGSAPTAYVMVNPVPERVAAVRRDGVAAITLDRGLPAVGADAMPWLLAGAKTLSYAVNMAALRHAANQGAGDVIFVSSDGYVLEGPRSTVVIATDCDGGAGANPCLLTPPPWYPILRGTTQQALFEVARAKGYDCDYRALRVNDLADAHGIWLVSSMTLAARVHTLNGRRLPRSPISEAFSELVDAAVVSDR, translated from the coding sequence ATGACAGGGCAGACGGGTGTTGTCGTCACGCTTGATGGGGAGATTCCCGAGCCCGGGACCCCGTTACTGCACGCCGATGATCTTGCGGCGGTCCGGGGCGACGGCGTGTTCGAGACCCTGCTGGTGCGCGACGGTGCGCCGTGTCTGGTCGAGCCGCATCTACAACGCCTGACCACCTCGGCTCGATTGATGGATCTGCCCGCACCCGATCTCGCGCGCTGGCGGCACGCGATCGAGGTGGCGGCCCGGCGCTGGGTGGCATCCACCGGTGCCGAGGGATCGCTGCGCCTGATCTACAGCCGCGGCCGGGAGAGCGGTTCGGCGCCCACCGCGTACGTGATGGTCAACCCCGTACCCGAGCGCGTTGCGGCGGTCCGGCGCGACGGCGTCGCCGCGATCACGCTGGACCGCGGATTGCCGGCCGTCGGCGCCGACGCGATGCCCTGGCTGCTGGCCGGGGCGAAGACGCTGTCCTACGCGGTCAACATGGCTGCCCTGCGTCATGCGGCCAACCAGGGCGCCGGAGACGTCATCTTCGTCAGTTCGGACGGTTACGTCCTGGAGGGGCCGCGCTCGACGGTGGTCATCGCCACCGACTGCGACGGCGGGGCCGGCGCAAATCCGTGCCTGCTCACACCCCCGCCGTGGTACCCGATCCTGCGCGGCACCACGCAACAGGCGCTGTTTGAAGTCGCCCGCGCCAAGGGCTACGACTGCGACTATCGGGCACTGCGCGTCAACGATCTCGCTGACGCACACGGAATTTGGTTGGTGTCGAGCATGACCCTGGCCGCCCGCGTGCACACCCTCAACGGTCGGCGGTTGCCCCGTTCCCCGATCTCCGAGGCATTCTCCGAACTGGTTGACGCCGCCGTCGTCAGCGACCGCTGA
- the csoR gene encoding copper-sensing transcriptional repressor CsoR — protein sequence MSHELTDKKRAALNRLKTARGHLDGIIRMLESDAYCVDVMKQLSAVQSSLERANRVMLHNHLETCFSAAVLDGRGQAAIDELIDAVKFTPALTGPQAQLGGGVVCEPRDDQPVQSRP from the coding sequence ATGAGCCACGAACTGACCGACAAGAAACGTGCGGCGCTGAACCGGCTGAAGACGGCTCGAGGGCACCTCGACGGGATCATTCGGATGCTGGAATCCGATGCCTACTGCGTGGACGTCATGAAGCAGCTCTCCGCGGTTCAGTCCTCGCTGGAACGGGCAAATCGGGTGATGCTGCACAACCACCTGGAGACCTGCTTTTCCGCGGCGGTGCTTGATGGGCGCGGCCAGGCAGCCATTGACGAGCTGATCGACGCGGTGAAGTTCACGCCCGCTCTGACGGGCCCACAGGCGCAGCTGGGCGGCGGCGTCGTCTGCGAACCCCGCGACGACCAACCGGTGCAGAGCCGGCCATGA
- a CDS encoding DUF1490 family protein, with the protein MTLWHGLWTKAVPSVVTGVVGVATYEALAKAPWRSATVTATAWGLRTARTTERRTKQATERVRLAAADVLAEAVERVGAEVAPPPAKDTPPSIVTKANNACH; encoded by the coding sequence ATGACGCTGTGGCATGGACTGTGGACGAAGGCGGTGCCCTCGGTGGTGACCGGCGTGGTGGGTGTCGCGACCTACGAAGCGCTGGCGAAAGCTCCGTGGCGGTCGGCAACGGTGACGGCGACGGCCTGGGGCCTGCGGACCGCGCGTACCACCGAACGCAGGACCAAACAGGCAACCGAGCGGGTTCGCCTGGCGGCTGCCGATGTGCTGGCCGAAGCGGTCGAGCGGGTGGGCGCCGAAGTTGCGCCACCACCGGCCAAGGACACGCCGCCGAGCATCGTCACCAAGGCCAACAATGCTTGCCACT